The following coding sequences are from one Panicum hallii strain FIL2 chromosome 5, PHallii_v3.1, whole genome shotgun sequence window:
- the LOC112894586 gene encoding probable WRKY transcription factor 64: MQAQSRLGVSGGGGMSASEDEHEAVIRELTRGRQLTARLRAEALRALRGQGQAEATAALILQEVSRAFTVCLNIMGSPASAPPPPEMPGVDAAAAVPFSLAPPRRNREDSIPREQTVTTSPYYDGYQWRKYGQKRITKTHYPRCYYRCSFHRERGCRATKQVQQCGGGDPPQYLVMYFNDHTCDTAAWEPEAAAGASAAMRLDLPGAALVAPRRGGLLDERGVQEEHERQVLVSSLACVLGGQQQFHHQYPPDAPAAAGSSAAAAAVNVAQAAGPAPIVDAAAGMPRLDVDVVGLDVMDYDDVPGELCFGDSYGLPGGGGGLPF; encoded by the exons ATGCAGGCGCAGTCCCGCCTCGgcgtgagcggcggcggcggcatgtcGGCGTCGGAGGACGAGCACGAGGCGGTGATCCGCGAGCTGACGCGCGGGCGGCAGCTGACGGCGCGGCTGCGGGCGGAGGCCCTCCGCGCGCTGCGCGGGCAGGGCCAGGCCGAGGCCACCGCCGCATTAATCCTGCAGGAGGTGTCCCGCGCCTTCACCGTCTGCCTCAACATCATGGGCTCGCCCGCCagcgccccgcccccgccggaAATGCCCGGCGtggacgccgccgcggccgtgcCTTTTTCcctggccccgccgcgccggAACCGGGAGGACAGCATCCCCAGAGA GCAGACGGTGACAACCTCGCCGTACTACGACGGGTACCAGTGGCGGAAGTACGGCCAGAAGAGGATCACCAAGACACACTACCCAAG GTGCTACTACAGGTGCAGCTTCCACCGGGAGCGAGGCtgccgggccaccaagcaggtGCAgcagtgcggcggcggcgacccgccCCAGTACCTCGTCATGTACTTCAACGACCACACCTGCGACACGGCGGCATgggagcccgaggcggcggcgggggcatcGGCGGCGATGCGGCTGGACCTGCCCGGGGCCGCCCTGGTggcgccgcggcgcggcggcctgcTGGACGAACGCGGCGTCCAGGAGGAGCACGAGCGCCAGGTGCTCGTCTCGTCGCTCGCGTGCGTGCTGGGGGGCCAGCAGCAGTTCCACCACCAGTATCCTCCTGATGCTCCTGCTGCGGCgggcagcagcgccgccgccgccgccgtcaacgTGGCGCAGGCAGCGGGGCCGGCGCCGATCGTTGACGCGGCTGCGGGGATGCCGCGGCTTGACGTGGACGTGGTGGGGCTGGATGTCATGGACTACGACGACGTGCCGGGCGAGCTGTGCTTCGGCGATTCCTACGGCCtacctggcggcggcggcggcttgccGTTTTGA
- the LOC112894253 gene encoding probable WRKY transcription factor 66 yields the protein MTLDIPAAVVLELMTMGQQSAAHLGDLLRAASPASPHQELAAEILRCCGRVIDALRATSGGRKRKAPEYQAEAAPPPKRRGRGAEAVKEVVTSGTTVDGFIWRKYGQKDINGRKHPRLYYRCAHRQQGCNATRRVQRTRDQPAAYEIAYYGEHTCRGAAACHPQGAAPPPAVVDFGSNSWGSADAGRGGSPAASMSQGQQGGWSPSSVSASPSSEVGLELEGAHAHEWEWHDAATVDELIGAAPRYGPDPVTEFLDGCLGWEAVLNDPLDLAGLHHVATFQ from the exons ATGACGCTGGACATCCCCGCCGCCGTGGTCCTGGAGCTGATGACCATGGGGCAGCAGTCCGCGGCGCACCTCGGGGACCTGCTCCGGGCCGCGTCCCCGGCGTCGCCGCACCAGGAGCTCGCCGCCGAGATCCTCCGCTGCTGCGGCCGCGTCATCGACGCGCTCAGGGCCACCAGCGGCGGCCGCAAGAGGAAGGCGCCCGAGTACCAAGCggaggcagcgccgccgcccaaaAGAAG GGGCCGCGGCGCGGAGGCCGTCAAGGAGGTGGTGACGAGCGGCACGACGGTGGACGGCTTCATCTGGCGGAAGTACGGGCAGAAGGACATCAACGGGCGCAAGCACCCGAGGCTCTACTACCGCTGCGCGCACAGGCAGCAGGGCTGCAACGCCACCCGGCGGGTGCAGCGGACGCGGGACCAGCCGGCGGCGTACGAGATCGCCTACTACGGCGAGCACACGTGCCGGGGCGCCGCCGCGTGCCACCCGCAGggagcggcgccgccgcccgccgtcgtcgACTTCGGCTCCAACTCCTGGGGGTCCGCCGACGCGGGCAGGGGCGGCTCGCCGGCGGCGTCCATGTCGCAGGGACAGCAGGGAGGCTGGTCGCCGTCGTCGGTCTCGGCGTCGCCCTCGTCGGAGGTGGGGCTCGAGCTCGAGGGCGCCCACGCGCACGAGTGGGAGTGGCACGACGCGGCGACGGTCGACGAGCTGATCGGCGCGGCTCCCCGCTACGGTCCGGATCCGGTGACGGAGTTCCTGGACGGGTGCCTCGGCTGGGAGGCCGTCCTCAACGACCCCCTCGACCTCGCTGGTCTCCATCACGTTGCTACGTTTCAGTAG
- the LOC112894251 gene encoding protein FATTY ACID EXPORT 3, chloroplastic, protein MAASLLHAAAAPAPLQSPGQPARACAFHPLASAPASLRLARSPSSSRRRLQASFRALSAGHRFDGRGAPRRVVAAFAGEETEGSETGDDKDNSKGEIKPEEAQEAWKVMLEQFKAEALRMQALSMQAYDVYSKRTREVLLEAADKLKIQADKAQKDLSVIATEVGQEGREYLMMAARNSPDSIKDITTTFRALGKLNWPSEYEDYHVGIPFGTFLTVGGFLNFMLTGSTSAIRFGIVLGFALLALGISSLRSQREGGRRPRLLLKGQAAIASIIFFREFSVLLQSCWFPKIFMVLLSGVVAAFYFYRIATGAPKDLSSKNDSAN, encoded by the exons ATGGCCGCCTCTctcctccacgccgccgccgcccccgccccgctgCAGAGCCCCGGCCAGCCCGCCCGCGCCTGCGCCTTCcacccgctcgcctccgccccgGCGTCCCTGCGCCTCGCGCGCTCCCCGTCCtcgtcccgccgccgcctccaggcCTCGTTCCGGGCGCTctccgccggccaccgcttCGACGGGAGGGGCGCGCCCCGCCGCGTCGTCGCCGCCTTCGCGGGGGAGGAAACC GAGGGTTCAGAGACGGGCGATGACAAGGATAACAGCAAGGGGGAAATAAAGCCTGAGGAGGCTCAGGAAGCTTGGAAGGTAATGCTGGAGCAGTTCAAGGCCGAGGCCCTGCGAATGCAGGCTCTCTCAATGCAGGCGTATGATGTCTACTCCAAGAGGACAAGGGAGGTGCTGTTGGAGGCCGCTGATAAGCTGAAGATACAGGCAGACAAGGCGCAGAAGGACCTGAGCGTGATCGCTACTGAGGTTGGTCAGGAGGGACGAGAGTATCTAATGATGGCAGCCCGGAACTCCCCAGACTCGATCAAGGATATCACGACGACGTTCAGGGCTCTTGGAAAGTTGAATTGGCCATCAGAGTATGAGGATTATCATGTGGGCATTCCCTTTG GTACCTTTCTCACCGTAGGGGGTTTCCTCAACTTCATGTTGACTGGAAGTACCTCTGCAATTCGTTTTGGAATTGTTCTTGGCTTTGCATTGTTGGCTCTGGGTATCTCAAGTTTGAGATCACAAAGAGAAGGAGGACGTCGGCCTCGTCTTCTGCTGAAAGGGCAAGCTG CTATTGCTAGTATCATCTTCTTCAGGGAGTTTTCAGTTCTACTCCAG AGTTGCTGGTTCCCGAAAATTTTCATGGTCCTCCTCAG TGGGGTGGTGGCAGCCTTTTACTTTTACCGCATTGCGACCGGTGCTCCCAAAGATCTCAGCAGCAAGAATGATTCTGCGAACTAA
- the LOC112891832 gene encoding probable WRKY transcription factor 67 has translation MAKRDDYMPSSSGSSNGAHKRLLQDSSSYAQEHAKKRVHISTRTKYTYAPYHDGYQWRKYGQKMIRGNTYPRCYYRCTFHQDHGCPATKHVEQSNSQDPPLFRVIYTNEHTCSSTHVSDYMASSIHIQQIADAPLRKTETEIPRLTHCVAGDGLTKEERDVIVSSLLTVINGCDVAKLDVGHAAMQENTPVLMDRNSSYEAVPSVSPVQLAASDELKMDFVEPPESHWFETLDLGWFMEYTQTG, from the exons ATGGCTAAGAGGGATGACTACATGCCCAGCTCCAGCGGCAGCTCTAATGGAGCCCATAAAAGGCTGCTGCAGGATTCTAGCAGCTATGCCCAGGAGCATGCTAAGAA GAGGGTCCACATTAGCACAAGAACTAAGTACACATACGCACCATATCATGATGGCTACCAGTGGAGAAAATACGGGCAAAAAATGATCCGGGGCAATACCTACCCGAG GTGCTACTATAGGTGCACGTTCCATCAGGATCATGGCTGCCCAGCAACCAAACATGTGGAGCAAAGCAATTCCCAGGATCCGCCACTGTTCCGAGTAATCTACACAAATGAGCACACATGCAGCAGCACCCATGTCTCCGACTACATGGCTTCATCTATACACATCCAACAGATTGCCGATGCCCCTTTGAGAAAGACAGAGACGGAAATACCTCGTCTGACCCACTGTGTTGCTGGCGATGGATTGACAAAAGAAGAACGAGATGTCATTGTCTCCTCCTTGCTCACTGTCATCAATGGCTGTGATGTTGCAAAATTGGATGTTGGGCATGCAGCAATGCAAGAAAACACACCTGTTCTGATGGACAGAAACAGCAGCTATGAAGCCGTCCCTTCGGTTTCACCTGTACAGCTGGCGGCATCCGATGAACTGAAAATGGACTTTGTCGAACCACCAGAGTCCCACTGGTTCGAGACTTTGGATTTGGGTTGGTTCATGGAATACACGCAGACTGGTTGA
- the LOC112895264 gene encoding probable WRKY transcription factor 48 encodes MTSPPMKTEQSFEFGELSAQDAMGSASESSYSPPGAVFGVSPPESSPRGRNNRRRDRPSWVKLTYTPYFDGHLWRKYGQKKIKDAEYPRLYFRCSYRGDRQCMASKLLQQKNGDDPPLYEVTYTYEHTCGAPPIPSPDIVAEPPAASTEGLVLRFDSPGGHGGDAQMMQQQGQYQQSSSRSPFMMLSFGSSCQAHDQQPAFHSDLEPGLSSSLPNEGLQAPPPANGDGDMFPTWDSFTYDFDSHVHFGDHSRLPYNSNYGCDDF; translated from the exons atGACATCTCCGCCCATGAAGACGGAGCAGTCCTTTGAGTTCGGGGAGCTCAGCGCTCAAGATGCTATGGGATCCGCCTCGGAGTCGTCTTACAGCCCTCCCGGAGCTGTCTTTGGGGTCTCACCGCCGGAATCCTCGCCGCGCGGCCGGAATAATAGAAG GAGAGATAGACCTTCATGGGTTAAACTTACGTACACACCTTATTTTGATGGTCACTTGTGGCGCAAATATGGCCAAAAGAAAATCAAGGACGCTGAGTACCCTAG GCTATACTTCAGATGTTCTTACCGTGGAGACAGGCAATGCATGGCGTCTAAGCTGCTGCAACAGAAGAACGGCGATGACCCGCCACTGTACGAGGTGACCTACACGTACGAGCACACCTGCGGCGCGCCGCCCATCCCGTCCCCGGATATCGTGGCGGAGCCGCCGGCGGCCTCAACGGAAGGGCTGGTGCTCAGGTTCGATTCCCCCGGCGGCCACGGCGGCGACGCGCAGATGATGCAGCAGCAGGGGCAGTACCAGCAGTCTTCTTCCCGGAGTCCGTTCATGATGCTGAGCTTTGGTTCGAGCTGCCAGGCGCACGATCAGCAGCCTGCCTTCCATTCTGACCTGGAGCCCGGATTGTCGTCGTCGCTTCCCAACGAGGGGCtgcaggcgccgccgccggccaacGGCGACGGCGACATGTTCCCGACATGGGACTCCTTCACGTATGATTTCGACAGCCATGTGCACTTCGGCGATCACTCGCGTTTACCTTATAACAGTAACTACGGTTGTGATGATTTCTGA